Below is a genomic region from Cygnus atratus isolate AKBS03 ecotype Queensland, Australia chromosome 19, CAtr_DNAZoo_HiC_assembly, whole genome shotgun sequence.
CatcatgcagaaataatttcctcGCTTCTTGTTTGTAAGATATATGCCatcaataaaaaggaaataaatcttaATGTCACTAAGAGATGCATCAGTAAGGATGATATGTTGGCTATTGCTGGGCAAAGACATTTAAAACCTGAAAGCTGCGATACAGGAAAGAtcaaaaagaaatcctttactCCTGGCTATTCCTGCAACCCACATTCACATACAGGACAACAGCTGCAGCTCATGCACTGTGATGCACTAaagcccagggagcagcaggtgTAAACGAGCACTTAATTCTGCACCGAGGCAGCAAATATAGCAACACTGCTTCCCCAGCATTGATGGCAATATCTTGATTCGGTACACAACATCTCAACGTCATCAGGTAGGTAGTAATACACTGCTCAGCACTCTGAGGTTCAGAAACATCCTTACCAGGTCTAGTGGATCTGATGATCTGCTTTATCATCAGGGACATGGTATCACGCAGATCATCGCTAGTCTTCGGAAGGCACCACCCATCCCGCTCTGTGCATTCTGTCTCTGTACCATCATTCCGATGGATGATTTTCTGTAGGCTAAAAAGGAGTAACAAGGGGGTGAAATGTTAGCCTTCTACAGTCTGATGCAGGCTTTAAATACGACAGACTGTGGCTTACTTCAGTTTCACTGAGCTGGACTAGCATATTTGGTTATTCACCTAGCTGTCATATGGGAAAGGAAGTCTGTGTGAAAAGtctgttctatttttattaagaagCTAAACCCTTCTTTTGTTGCTGGTCAAGGAGAGCAAGTATAATGGACTGAATATAAACAACAGACTTTGAAATCTAGTTCTAACAGATGACTCAGCTGAAAGTGTGCCATACCTTTCCACATTCAAGTCACAGAGTTGGTAGAACATCTGCCGATAAGGGGGTAAGGCTCCTTCTCGGAAAATGTAGATGGATTCCTAAGAAgagcaaagacagaaaggatTTAATGCATGTTTTGTGGTGTAATGGGGCAACCCTGGCACAAGGCATTTCCTACACACCTCTGTTCCAAGGCAATATCCAAGCTGCAGCTCTAGCTGTAGCTTGTTGCTGCATAACAGCGGATCAGAGGTGTTGTTCTAgcaaaaaggagggaaaaatacagactcctgtttaaatatttattttgccttgctGGATTCTGCAAGATGATAAACACATGGCAATGTTTTGCACTTTGCTGCCCATAAAGTTCTCCAAttttataaactgaaacaaaacacttattATGTTTAAGACTAGGGGTAAGAGTACAATTCCCATCTTGCAGCGTGTAAGAAATATATTCAGTGAGCAGCAGATGAAGTTCTGGAGTGACGTGTTCAACTAGCAGCTTCCCAGGTAAACTTGTAACCATCAACTCATTCAGGTCTCAAAGAGAAATCTGTGCCCCTAATGACTTATAAAATAGGAAACGTTCCCTTTTTGCGATACTATTTCAAGATTCTGGTAAAAGAGAGTAATGCTTACCTTCAGTTTATACCTGCTGGAGGCAGACTTTTTTGCACTGGATGCACCAGAAGTACCAAGTCCCTGCTTCAGATCGTGCACACTGACTGTATGACTTACTGAAAAGCAACAGAGGCATGATTAGGGACATATTTCACTGTGGCACTGTACTGTTTCTTCTGTATATTAGTGCAACTTTGCTGATCAGCAAAAACCAGACCAACCCAGCAACTGAACTGCTGATTCTTCAGAGATGTTACTGGACAGCAAATCAGTCACAGGAAAGGTGGTGAGTTTGGCTGTGTTCCTTCCACAGCACATTTGTTAACAATTTTaatcttctctatttttctttgacaaaaacaaaaccaaaaaaatcaactcCCCCCCAGTCTGTGCTGCACAATCACCAAACACAAGTGAATGTTGAGTTCTCACAATGTTGCTTACAGAACTCTCTTCTCTCTGGCTCAGCCAGACATGTATCAAAGACTCTCCCAACACTGTCCAGCAGGAGACTCTTCTGTTGGTTTTAACAACAGCACAATATTACAAATAGGGAGGCAGTTCCAATTTTGGCTCGGCTGGAACGCAGGAAGAATTTTTACCACCTGAGACTAAGATGGAGTAAACCAAAGAAAGAGCAGAGCCAGACATTCcttctgctggcacagcataCCTGGCTTTTTGACAGTGATGGGCAGACTGTAGTTGTATGTGCTGCGTTTTGCTTTCACTGGCATATCATTAGGTGCGTAACCTggaggtgaaaaaagaaaaccaataaTGAACTGAAGAGTTCATTCTGCAGAGTATCACTAGCTCAGTAATAGACGTGCTGGACTAGTGTGTGAAATGATCTTTGGGATATTCTGAATTTGCgagatggggagaggagaggtgtCACATAAAGAAAAACCCTTTTGGTTGGAAAGAGGGATCTGTAAGATCCGATCATAATGACTGGATGTCGGCTCTCTTGTGGACATATTACATGACCCCAGAAAGTCCTTTCCCTCAACTTGCCCTCTACAAAATCACAGTGAAAGGGAACCTTTGTCCTAAAGCCTAAGACCTGGTGCCCTGCACAAACGTTGAGTTCACTGAGGGAAAGCTACCATGGAAGCAACAGAATCTACTGCTCAGCATCTCCCTTGAGGAACAGTGAAGATGGGCTGCTGACACACGCTCTGGCTTTGAATGCACATGGAGATGTCAGCCAGCTGTTCCTGGGGTTTGGAATGTGCCAAATGAGGGTAGAAATACCACATGGtataaaattaagttttaaaggAGTTTATGGAAGAACTACTGGAATCAATGAACTTAAAAAGATGTCTTCTTCATCAAAGCAGTTACAGcaaaaaagtttgaaaacaaatgaaaaaaactacAAGGATTAACCAGAAAGCAAAGAGGGTCTCTGGGGGTTGGGCCCTTTTACCGTATTTCATTCCACAGCGAATTCGGAAGTCCAGTACTTGATAAATCTTTGCTTCAGGGTGTTTTCTGGGGTCATACCCAAACCTAACCCATAAGCTCCTCCAGGGACCTGTTAGCTGTGTAAACATACAGGGGTAGATGGTTACAAAAAATAGTTGTGTTGCAGAGACTCTTAGAAAATTCTAGTAGTTTCCTGCATtgtccaaatatttcttttactaaCTCCTTCCTCACTTTTCACAACCAGTATTTACATACTGAAACATGGGCAATTGATGCACTGAAGGCGAAATACTTCTGTGCCTTTAAAAATCAACTTGCAAGATCACAAGAaaatctgtttggaaaaaatccAATACCATTGCCAGATGGACAATCAGTTTGAATGTGTGACCAAATTGTAAAGCAGACTGGAATCAATGGAGCTAACAGTTATCAAATCATCTACAGTTGTAACTTTTGTTCAGTAGGAAAGTTtgccttccctttttctctttacatGAAGCTCAGGTACTTAGTGGTGGGACCTCAGAACCTGCAGAGAGCCAGGAACATCCAGGTGATCCACCCCTGCACCACCTCCTAGCAGCATCAGCAGGACCAAGGGCAGATTTCCTCAGACTTACCATGTAATAGGCCAGATACGGCAACAGGAGTTTCAGCTTGTCTGGGTGGATGTTGACATTGGCTTTTACTGCATTCCGGGACCAGACTGGGCGGACTTCAAAGAGCTAAAATAATACATCATCATTTCAGGTACGTGCCCCCCGCTCGCTTTCCTGACATGACATTGTCATGCCTTGACAAATATGTATCATATCCGTCATTTACAAGGGGAACTGCAGCTGTTCAGGATGCCAAATATTCTGGTATCCCTATCGGAATATGCCAGTACAACCCCACTTGTTTGATAGATTagaggacagaaaaagcagatgcGTATTTGGCTACAGTCGCAAAGGATAGCTGGTGTCTAATGGGAATTGAACCCAAAAGCCTGGCTTCAGAAGCCTGGTGTAATTGGATGGGCCCGTATCTTAAATGAGGTTAAACAGGAAATTTCACGTCACAGAAAACGTTCAGAGAAGCCGACAAGTAGTTGTGATCCCAACAATTTTGCTGGGAAGTCACAGAAAATGGCTGCATGCAGTCTTTTCAAGCACAGCATGCAACTGTAGAGTGCTCAGCCCAGCTCAGGGATGTGGCACGTACCTTCCTCAGCTCTTCCTCCACCTTTCTATCCACAGCATTGGTGCACACTTTCTTCCAGGTCTGTACAGCAGCATCCAGGGGTTTTGTTGGGACTTCTTCCTCATCAAAGTTCAAAAAGATAGCGTTGTGTGGGCGACGGGCCCTGCTGAGGCCAATGAGGTTCTCACCAGACACCTGGGGGTTGTTGTACCCATCCCTAGGAAGGAAACAAGGCAAAGGACCGTGTTTACTTTCTGCCTATGGCACACGCAGACGTGGCTTTCAAGGGAACACGTGAAAATGAAGTATGCTTTTTTGATATTTGATGTGAAGGGATATAGCCACGTAAGGAGTGGGTCTTATTttgtccccagctccccagggagcaTTCTCGTAACTGTAAAGGACTCACCgctgaggaaaggaaatttcaggttttaaaaacaagcgGCCAAAATACCTCTAGTTGCCTGTTGAAGGAGATCCCCCGTACTATGTGAGAGAAACCCCTCAAGCAGTTGATCACTAATTTgcacaaaatgtatttgctgcGCAACAGGCTTCCCGCTCTGCCTCCGCTCTCCTGGAGTTACTGGGTATCAGTAGAGGACATTGACAAAGTAAAATGGAAACACAGGTATTAAGATAAGTTTGCTTTGCTAAGTGTTAGTGAAGGACTACAGTGAGAAAACGAAAGATGTTTCTTGTGATTTCTTGTGAAAGATTGTGTTTCTTGTGACAATTCTTGCAGATTGTTCTCCTGGCAAAAGTAACCAGGGGCCAGCAGGGCACAGGTCCGGTGAATGTGGTCACAGGACACATGGCATTGACTCAACATACTCTGCACTCAGCTGCAGCCCCGTGGAAGCAGGCAGAAAGACACGCTCATGCATCCTACACCGCATGTCGTGTCCTGCGGGGAGCAGTCATCTTCTATTGAAGCATTCAGCAGCTGATATTGATGAAATACATGAACAATATATTTAATGCTGCCGTGATGCTTCAAGAGCACAGTTCCTATAACAACAGTGAAGTCAGAATGCATTGGATGCATCTTCAtgtgatgaaaaatgaaacctgaACTTGAAAACTTGTCTGTTGTAAGCGTGTATCAATCCAACAAAATGTTTCACGTTCCTTTCCTTCCAAGAACCAACGTGGACTATTTACTATATCAGGAGAAAAGGCACTAACCGGTGTTGGGTATCTGGTCGATAAAAATAGTCAACAGGAGTGTCTAAACGTGAGAAAATTGGTGGAGGGATGTAGAGAGGTAATTCTCTATtgaaaaattcttccttctctggTTTGAGCATTAGGACTTTGTCATACATGGAGGTTTGTTTGCCATCAGGACCAGAGTGCATTGCCAGGTACTGGAAATCAGACATTCCTGTGAGAAGGAAACGTTAAAACATTGTGAAATCATTGTGAAGATAATACTTCTCCCAACACTCAGCTTTCAGGAGCAGTTGTCTGATAAGCCCATGCAAAGGTTTATACAGAAAGGAGGCTGTAACAATAGAtgacttgcttttctttgcagtctTAAATTCTTGAAGTGAAACATTTCCCTTTCCCATCAGCCCTTCCCATCAATCTTTAAGCTTTGCGGACCCAAACACAAGTATTACCTTGAAATTTGTAAACAGTGGTGACAATCCCaacaatttccatttcaaactGGACTTCTGGCTGGACTGGCTCTTCCGTGTCCACCTGCGTCTTATTCCTCCTGGTCCTCCTCCTCACCTTGAGCAGCATGGTGGAGGTGGGGAAGCGATTGGCGCACACGGGGTGGCAGTAAGGGTCCTTGGGGCGGAAACACAGCTCCAGCCTTTTGGCAGGGTCGGCGTAGATCTGCGTCGGAGAGGACAGGGGCAGTCTCTGTTAGCACAGCGCCAGGGCTGgcggctccctgcagcacctcgggggcacccttgggtgctccAACCCCATTTGACACCTCCCATCCCACCTCCCTCACCCGGCTGCGGCCCAGGCGAGCAGCATCACCCCGAAACCTCGAGAAAAAACATCCCTAAGCCCCAGCAGCCCACAGATGAGGGGATCCCAATAGGGGGACCCCAACGGGGGGATCCCAACGcgagcccccccctccccccccccccccaccctaCCCACAGCCTGGACCgcgctccccgctccccagcagcccctcacCCGCGAcaccccttcctctcctcccagcgTCCGCAGCACGGCTCCGACATCCCGCACCAGCCCCGGGTACTCCACGGACACCATGCGCGGCGTGCGGGGCAGCTGCACCACGGccgagccccgctccccccagcaccgcccggccgccgccatcgccccggcccgcccggcagccgcccggcgccgccccgCGGGCTCAGCGCGATGGTTCCGCACCTCCAAGGTTCCCACCCGCCCTGGTCACAGCCCTGGCTGGGTCCCGGGAGCCGaaggcggccgcggggccgtTTGCAGCCCCCCCCGGGAGAGCCCCTGAGAGCCTTCAGGGGTGTAGGCTGCGGGTTGTGGCGCTGTGGTGGTCGTCGTCTTCGGTGCTGGTTGATGCTCGCCTGAGCACGAGCCGCAGTGCGCCCAGGTGTCTTGTGTCAGGAATTGTGCGGCCAGCAGGGCCGGGGAGGTGatgtccccctgtgctctgctctggtgaggctgcacctcgagtgctgggtttagctttgggcccctcacgACAAGAAGGAcatccagagcagggctgtgaagctggtgaggggtctgggacacaagtcctgtgaggagcagctgagggaactgggggtgtttgatGTGGAGAGGAGGAAGCATCCTAtatccagctctgcctgctgggcaTCCTATATCCAGTACTTCCCCCTGTGCATCCCATACCCAACGCTCCCCCTGTGCCTCCGTTCCTGGCAAGGGGCCGCTCTCGCACTGCCCCTCGGCGGGCACTGCCCGCACTGCAGCGGCTCCAAGCCGGGCAGGCCGGGAGGGCTGGGAGCaattctccttcccctgcttcgCACCGACCTCTGGGGCCTTCTTTTCCGAGGAAGAATGATCACCACAGGGTAAGCAGGCGGTGAGAAGGTGCTGGTGTGGGGCAGGGTTGGTGTCACCCACAGCGGTGTGAAGTCGGGAATAATTCCAGGCACAAATCCTGGGTGACAAATCCTGATCCTCATCTTCCTTCCTGAGCTGTAGCTCCTAGCCTGGCCTTTGCCAAGCAGCCTTGTGGCCATAAACCCATGCAGGATAAATTCCcccttgcttgtttgttttttaatagcgAACTGGGCAACGATTCACTAAGAGGTTTGTGTTGCATATATTACAACTGCAGTTATCCATGAGTTCTTTGTTATTAGTGTGGATGATTGTAAGGTGGCAGCATCCAAAGGCACAGATCAGGATTGGGTCCGTCCTGCTACAAATCACGCAGGCAACCAGGAAAAACAATTCCCGAGCCAAAAAGCTGGCAGAGCAGACCAAGCTATGGCACTGATGCATCAGCAGCTTAACCGAGCTATTGCTGTGTCAGGGGAAAATGCTTTGCCCAGAGGCTTGATGTTGCTTCCTGCCTCACTGTAATGCTAGAGACAAAATCATGTCACGACAAAGACATGGAGAAGCCAAAATCACTCAGTTACAAGCAAGCCTTTAATGAACTAAGTCTGTCTTTACGAGGTGTTTTTCCGTAGTTTCTCAGCAGCTCCACGGTTTACTGGGTGGTGGCAACCTGCGGCAGTTTCAGATAGACGGCGTTCCAGTAGTTCACGAATGGGGCTCTCAGATTCTGCTTCACGGAATCGTAGTTTAAGTTGTTGTTGATATCCAGGTAGTAACCGCCCTCAGTGGTGTAGGGCAGCCAGGTAATGGGCACCTCTGAATACCCTGTGTTGGGAtcactgggaaaaaagaaatagaagttcTGTTTTATGAGGGCAGCTTGTGGATGTAGCAAGGTTTGTGTTGTCTGGGGATTCTGCCTGTGCTCACAGGAGGCTTTAAGTGAGTGCAAGAAAAGAGTTTGACATTGAGACAAGTGATAGCAATTCTGCCTCCTAGGAGCAAGTTGTCAACATGCATTCTCCTCCTTTGGTCCCCCCAGTATCAGTCctggctgcacacagcagcttAACTACTGTCTGAACTCCAGGGTTCAGAAACAAGCTTCAACATTAAGTCTGAGCAGAGATCACAGGTTctgaaaatgcttctgctgTTCCCGGGTGTTCTCTGGATGAGGAGAGCTCAGAGCAAACTCCACCACTGGGAGACATAGAACCAGATTTGAGATGGAAGCACAGACAGAGAGCACCCTGCTTTTGAGAATTGCTTCTGAAAAGTTAATGGGCAAAAGCAGGAGGTTGAAGTGCTGTAGCAAGCCCCACGTGTGGAACCAGAATCACTTACCCTGTCCTGGCAAAATTGGTCCAATAAGCGATCATGGCAGCTGAGACAGTCCTGTGCTTGGGCAGGTAGCCTAGAGGGGTGGCAAAGGGTTTCCCAAACACGTACTGCAGGTCATCAGCGTGGTCTGCTCCTACCCAGCTTGGGTAGATGGGCATCCGAGATGGCTGGGAGAACACATAGCTGTATGTCTTGCCACTCCTGGGGAAATAAAATAGAGGGGTGCAGATTCATAATTGTGCTCCAAACATCAGCAGAGCCAGACACTGAGCCTTGTAAGATGGTCATGTGTTTGGAATTGTCTAAGAT
It encodes:
- the GTF3C5 gene encoding general transcription factor 3C polypeptide 5 isoform X6 — its product is MAAAGRCWGERGSAVVQLPRTPRMVSVEYPGLVRDVGAVLRTLGGEEGVSRIYADPAKRLELCFRPKDPYCHPVCANRFPTSTMLLKVRRRTRRNKTQVDTEEPVQPEVQFEMEIVGIVTTVYKFQGMSDFQYLAMHSGPDGKQTSMYDKVLMLKPEKEEFFNRELPLYIPPPIFSRLDTPVDYFYRPDTQHRDGYNNPQVSGENLIGLSRARRPHNAIFLNFDEEEVPTKPLDAAVQTWKKVCTNAVDRKVEEELRKLFEVRPVWSRNAVKANVNIHPDKLKLLLPYLAYYMLTGPWRSLWVRFGYDPRKHPEAKIYQVLDFRIRCGMKYGYAPNDMPVKAKRSTYNYSLPITVKKPVSHTVSVHDLKQGLGTSGASSAKKSASSRYKLKESIYIFREGALPPYRQMFYQLCDLNVESLQKIIHRNDGTETECTERDGWCLPKTSDDLRDTMSLMIKQIIRSTRPALFSSTTSNEDGKEQLAYESGEDEDDEEEEEEDFKPSDGSENEMETEILDYV
- the GTF3C5 gene encoding general transcription factor 3C polypeptide 5 isoform X3, with the translated sequence MAAAGRCWGERGSAVVQLPRTPRMVSVEYPGLVRDVGAVLRTLGGEEGVSRIYADPAKRLELCFRPKDPYCHPVCANRFPTSTMLLKVRRRTRRNKTQVDTEEPVQPEVQFEMEIVGIVTTVYKFQGMSDFQYLAMHSGPDGKQTSMYDKVLMLKPEKEEFFNRELPLYIPPPIFSRLDTPVDYFYRPDTQHRDGYNNPQVSGENLIGLSRARRPHNAIFLNFDEEEVPTKPLDAAVQTWKKVCTNAVDRKVEEELRKLFEVRPVWSRNAVKANVNIHPDKLKLLLPYLAYYMLTGPWRSLWVRFGYDPRKHPEAKIYQVLDFRIRCGMKYGYAPNDMPVKAKRSTYNYSLPITVKKPVSHTVSVHDLKQGLGTSGASSAKKSASSRYKLKESIYIFREGALPPYRQMFYQLCDLNVESLQKIIHRNDGTETECTERDGWCLPKTSDDLRDTMSLMIKQIIRSTRPALFSSTTSNEDGKEQLAYESGEDEDDEEEEEEDFKPSDGSENEMETEILDYV
- the GTF3C5 gene encoding general transcription factor 3C polypeptide 5 isoform X4, translated to MAAAGRCWGERGSAVVQLPRTPRMVSVEYPGLVRDVGAVLRTLGGEEGVSRIYADPAKRLELCFRPKDPYCHPVCANRFPTSTMLLKVRRRTRRNKTQVDTEEPVQPEVQFEMEIVGIVTTVYKFQGMSDFQYLAMHSGPDGKQTSMYDKVLMLKPEKEEFFNRELPLYIPPPIFSRLDTPVDYFYRPDTQHRDGYNNPQVSGENLIGLSRARRPHNAIFLNFDEEEVPTKPLDAAVQTWKKVCTNAVDRKVEEELRKLFEVRPVWSRNAVKANVNIHPDKLKLLLPYLAYYMLTGPWRSLWVRFGYDPRKHPEAKIYQVLDFRIRCGMKYGYAPNDMPVKAKRSTYNYSLPITVKKPVSHTVSVHDLKQGLGTSGASSAKKSASSRYKLKESIYIFREGALPPYRQMFYQLCDLNVESLQKIIHRNDGTETECTERDGWCLPKTSDDLRDTMSLMIKQIIRSTRPALFSSTTSNEDGKEQLAYESGEDEDDEEEEEEDFKPSDGSENEMETEILDYV
- the GTF3C5 gene encoding general transcription factor 3C polypeptide 5 isoform X5; translation: MAAAGRCWGERGSAVVQLPRTPRMVSVEYPGLVRDVGAVLRTLGGEEGVSRIYADPAKRLELCFRPKDPYCHPVCANRFPTSTMLLKVRRRTRRNKTQVDTEEPVQPEVQFEMEIVGIVTTVYKFQGMSDFQYLAMHSGPDGKQTSMYDKVLMLKPEKEEFFNRELPLYIPPPIFSRLDTPVDYFYRPDTQHRDGYNNPQVSGENLIGLSRARRPHNAIFLNFDEEEVPTKPLDAAVQTWKKVCTNAVDRKVEEELRKLFEVRPVWSRNAVKANVNIHPDKLKLLLPYLAYYMLTGPWRSLWVRFGYDPRKHPEAKIYQVLDFRIRCGMKYGYAPNDMPVKAKRSTYNYSLPITVKKPVSHTVSVHDLKQGLGTSGASSAKKSASSRYKLKESIYIFREGALPPYRQMFYQLCDLNVESLQKIIHRNDGTETECTERDGWCLPKTSDDLRDTMSLMIKQIIRSTRPALFSSTTSNEDGKEQLAYESGEDEDDEEEEEEDFKPSDGSENEMETEILDYV